The nucleotide sequence AAAAcgtagagtgggcgtggtcgagTTACACGGGGCGGGCGACTAGAGGTCCAGTACTTGGGCCCCCAAAgcgtttttcggtttttttttacatattttatttctattttatcGCTTTTATTGCcgccttatttatttcgtttgttttggtCGTTTTTCTTGCCAGCGAAAGTGAGCATAACAAGACAGAAAAAACTGCAAGCGATACTAGAAAATGAATTGGTGTTTGTTTGGTCTATCATTTCCATGGAAATCATGCAAGAAGCTTAAACTTAAGATACGAGTATGGTTATGGTAATTACTGGAAATTCTACTGCCAGATCTGAATAATTTTTAAGGCAGCCAtttgttttgaatttcttAGTCAgcttatattttgttttgtaaaaGTAACCCCGCTGAATGATTAATAAAACACCTTTATTCATAAATTTCTGCAAAACCGCAAATAAATTCGTATCTGAAATACCAATATCCGtaaaattgatttcatatTCGTGCCACAAGATTTACCGCATTTAGCCCGAGAACTTCAGCTGCAGACCATGTCGAATTTATAACCTTTTGCCACTGCCGATTCGAATATTTCATTCAGAACCATTGAGTTTACAAACACAAAACAGCATGCCGGGCAAAAGCGCAGCGTGTTGCACTCTCATACTTACTACGTGTATACCGTTATGGCCAAGGCCCCAAACAAACCGCAAATTCATGAGCGTGCAACTCAGACGGAGACTTTGTGGATGTGGAAGTTGCAAAATCGAGAATCATTTGCTGGAGCAGCAAAACGTAATCTACAGCATCGTCCTCATCGCGCTGCTTAATTACGTGGCTCAATTGCTCGAAATTAATCTGTTTCcgtttttgtaattaaatgtgGGGATTTTCACTATAAGCAGATCAAGCAGCAGACGACCACTCAAACCTGAccttaattgcaatttgtgcataatttataatttatatattttgttgttcttcaAGTGCCTTCAATGAAAGATGAATATATTTAGAGTTGAGGAGGAAAAACTGCTTTCGAGAGCCGGAAATTATTTTATGCGTAATTTTAAAGCATTAGTTTAGGCCTAGAGGCACACgaattttgtattatttgcaCTTTCAAGATATTTCATACAATATATAGGCACAGATGGAGTTGAGAGAAAACCTTTGCCCGAAACATAGCTCATTGTTTTGTACAACCAGTCAAGAGTAACTATTCCATTCATTCATCTTTTTAAGGTAATACGAGTatgcaaattgtatttttagtaTTTAAAAATACTGGCGAATCATTGCAGAAAAGTACCCCACAATTTGGCCAACATTTCGCTGGCGGCCTCACCCtgaatttggccaaaagacaAAGGCGGCAATTGTCTCTGTTCGCTGGCAGATAACAATTGTTTGGCAGATTTTTCGCCTGGGCCAGCAGTTTCTTGTCAATTCATTGGCTTTAATTGCTGtgtttgccgtttgccgtttgccgtTTGCAGTTTGGAATTGCATGTTGTTAAGCCAGGCAGACACTGTGAATGATATATGGCCTGCGGCAGAGCATAGCCTATCCTCCTTGCTTTTGGCCTGGTCAAAAGATTGATGGTGTTATGCAATGCGAAAccctttttatttcgcttacTTTGAATAGAGGGAGAGCAGCCTTATCGCCACTGCGCATCATTGTGTGCagcattaaaaactttttgtggCCAGGCACGCAAATATCAAAACTGAACTGCATTGAACCCCTCCAACTGCCATTTTCCATAAGCTTAGCCAAAACAAAGAGAGACCCGCCAAGGTAATGCCAAAATCCGCTTTGaattaaaagtgaaataaaagcGAAGGAAAAATGTTATCATTTGGctaattttttacttttttttttttttttttttttttttgctgttgcaAAGACGTAGAGTCACGCAAACGTGAAGCCATAGCCATAGAGTGCAAAATGTCGCGGCATTATAAATTGAATTGGGGGAAGGTCCTTAAGCTTCTGGTCTAAGCCAAAGCAAAACCACCTGCTAAAACTCACTTTTCGCCGAAAAATAGTGAAATAAATGAGAAATATAGTAATGAGAATGGATGAAAATGGTGGAAAAGCGAATAAAGTTAGTTTGCCGCAGTCTAGACAACAACTGCACTCGGTTTGCGGGGTGAGATTTTTGGGGTGTGGCGGCCAAAAAGGACATTAAGTCATTCAGCCACGTTTGCAGAGCCAAAAAATTTTAGAGCCAAGGCGAAAAGCCAGACAGACAAGGTTGTATCTATGTAAATCTATATGcgtttgttttttgcatgtGTGCCTCTGCCTTTGTATCTATGTGTGTTTGTTAGTTTGTGTTGCGGCAAATAATAGTAATTTGGCTAACACGAAAATTGTAGCCTTTGGGCGTCGTTTGTGTTTCGTTGTTCGACGCTTCTAGCCATGAACTTGAAAAGGTTTTCCGATTCTCTTGGCCAGGGACTTTTGCCACTCAtttaaagtgaaaattaaCAAGCCATGGAAAGGGAACGCTAGACAGAAGTACACTCATCATGCACATATCGAAATTACATTTGAATATTGGATTTTCATCTTCCTTGGCactttttaaacaatttaaagcATCAGGCGtacattaaaataattataggaaaaagttaattaaaaatgtatggatttttatattttttaattagaattctcaataaaatattaaagaagaaatttcattttattaagctttagagataaataagaaaaaaatacaatgcAAGATAGTTATTTGCAATGGTAATAGAGGAACTAATCTGATTTTCCGATTAATAAAAAACTTCGTGGCGTTAAATTACGTTTTCCCCGCCAAATCGAATCTTAAATCAAGCTCAACTTCGCACAGAAGAACAGAATCGAATGACTGAAATCAATGCTGGGCCATAAATATCTCTGCACTTGAGTTGGCCTCCTTGCTAGTTTTTCCGACTCATGTGAGCCATGACGCAGGGAAAAGCCCCACGAAAGTCGCGGGGCGTTGCCATTGATTCGCGCCGAGGGGGCGTGTCTGGTGTGGACGAtggggcgtatgagcaatcCACGGCGCTCATAATACAAACGCCTCCTTTGGCACTCGTAAAAGTGTTTGTGATGAGTTTAATTAAAGATCTGCGAgggatttgcatttgcatttcgccCAGCAGATGGCTCAATGCGGAAGCCCAAAGCAGAATGAGTTATTATGCAATTAGCAATTAGCATCAATTGAAACCAAGTCCGAGTCCAAGTCTGAGATTGAATGCGTTTGCTGGCCCAAAACACTCGACTGGGTCAACCGCTCATCAGGCGAACGGCGGGGCATCCAAGGTAACATCGTCTCCTACATtttccacttccatttccCTTTCCAGCCTCCAGCCTCCAACCTCCATCTCATCATCTCCATTGGCATATCTGGCCTTTGTTTACCCACTTTGATGCAACGTTTGTGTTGCTGTCAAACAAATAACGAAACGATTTGCTCATTTGTTgatatttgcatttcgcaaCGGTCTTCGGGGCAGCAGAAGAAGTCTGCGGATGCCTCTACTCCCCATAAGAATGCAAATCTCGAGTGTGCTAAAGATTTCGCAATGGACTTTGCGATTTCTACGACCTCTTGGGACTTAAACTCCACACGAGGAAACCACATATGTGAGCAAATTCCCCGCTGGAGGGCTATGCTATAAATCGTATCACATCACTTGAATAAACGTAAGACATCTCTTCATATTGGCTTAGGCGTGACAGCATTTTCAAGTTAATTATAGGTAGGAAGTCCCTAGAATTTAGAATTGAAAATGTGTGTAGAAAaacaattattaaaaaattaacaattattttagctttctgaatatgaaatattttgaaatttaaatatattttgcacTTTTAAAACCTATAACTAATCtacaaaatagtttaaaaaaaaatgtgttctttttactattaatattaaacatattcttGTGATCTTTTTTTCCCCTGTAAGACCAAAGACGCTGCGTCATCGGATGGAAGATCTGTTCAAAGTCCAAAGCGCCTTACTATAAATAGGCAAACAATTGCAGACTGCAGAAACTGGCCGAGTCTTTGCAGATTTGTAGATTTTAAGAGAAGACTCCGATCCGGCTGCCAGCTGAAAGCAATCTGGCTTAATCATGTGAGAAGCGACCAGGCCAACGAGCAGGGAATGTGGCACcgaaaacaaacgaaaacgAAGAAAATCGCAGAggaggaaggaaggaaggggGCTAGAGAAAAAATCCAACTGAAATCGAGTTTGGCTCCGCGTAACTCAACTTAGTGTTAGTGGCCGCGTAACTCAACTTGACTCTCTCGGCCAAATCTAAAACCCAACTCCACTTCTGCGGATCGGGTTCTCCGGGCCGTTCTTGTGTTTCTCTGGCGGATCGCATGACTCAACTGGAGAAGGTTTGAAACTGAAAGATGCATCCAAGTGGAGAGGAAACGCATTCAAACAGAAGACGTCTTCACGGGGAATTCGATTTACAGGCCAGAGATTTTTctgatttaatatttaatattaatctAACATGTATGGGAATCGGATGCTTTTTATTCAGTTAAGGAAATTTGATCTACTGACTTCGCATTTTAAGCTCACAAAATACAGCACAACATCGTTCCAGTTACTTGTAGAGAAGTTAAGTGGTTTAGTAAatggaaatgtattttttataggtTGAAGAGCTTAATGAAGACATGaacccatatatatatggtcAGTCATAAAATGTTCAAAGAAACCTAATTTTACGATCGCgataaatgtaatttttattcgttttttttctttagaTTTTTCAATATGTGCGGGGTGCAAGGCACTACAAcagtttcattttcatttactgTCATTCTTTTGAGTATACCATATATATCATTTGGACTAACCAAATTTGAAGTACTAACACCAAGTCTCCAAAATGTCAAAACcagtttttattaaaattgtaaacaaagaaaaaatgtttaatatatattatatgtaattGAAAGGCACGAACTTGCCATGCCGAGCTAAACATCCAATCCTCAAAGGTTCCACCGACCGAAAACAAAGAATCATTGAGCTTCTATCCCAAACCAGAGTCGCCGAATCCCAAAACGAGTTGAGAGCCGCCGTCAAAGTGCGGAAAAGTGTGGAAAACTGAACTGGCTTTTCTGCTGGCTGCGGCAGAGGAAACGTTATTTCCAGGAAATGCACTTAGCTCTTTCACTCCGTCTCGTTTGTGTCTTTTTCGTTACCTCTCGTGCTGAGTGAAAATTTGAGGACCCAATCGCTAGGAACTTTCTTTTGATCAAGTGAGAAATTGGTGTGCGAAAAACGCCAGTTGGAAAAGCTCACTCACTCGGAAAACAGCATTTGCGAGGCGGGATGTGAGAACGAAAGCGAAACAATTCCGATCCGAGCGAAGATTCCAAGGCACAGATGCCAGGGAGGCCAGAAAAGCCCATGGAGCTAATTAAGCCGCCTCGCATGAGTGCTGTGTGGTTTTCCACGGGGCCAGAGGTTGAGGGTGGCTCTGCATCAAGGGAAAGCACTAActgcaacatcaacatcaacagcaacattagcaacaagagcaacaaaGATGAGAAATCGCTGGCTTCCTGGCTTCATGAAGAAATAAGTCTAGATTGCCAGTTGGGGAAAAACTTGTTCATCTTTGGCTCTAACGAGCTAACGGAGCGACAAGCGGACAAGCGGACAAGCAGCGGACCAACCGAACTGATGGGCGGACATTCCGGCGGACGGACGGACAACTGTGAGCGATTCCACACAAAACAAGACGATGGGTAAACAAccaggcagcaaaaacaagAGCAGCGGCACAAGTAGCAAATGGCAAGTGCAAGTGTAACAGCAACGGACTTTTGTACTTTCCTGAAGATGGCCTCGTGATCACGAGATCTAAGCCAGATCTGAATGGAGCAAGCAAAACGAAATTGAAGGATCGATTTTGGCATCGAAATAATATTAGAAAAAAATGGAAGGGAAATAaagaaatgtgaaaaataaaacattcaaacaCAGTTTTTATTAATAggaaattgtttattttataaaataataaaaccgATCATTAATTGAACTCtttctaaaaacaaaaaatctgtgAACTTGGTATATAGATATCGGATATTAGGCCtaattttgcatttaacaGACACTTAAAACCAGTCTATGTATTGAACAGGTTAGGAGCTATCCCTCACGAATCACGCAGCTGCCCATTCAAAGCTGATGGTTTATGTTGGTGTGGCCTCCTGGAGTGGGTGTATAGTGTATAGTAGATAATGTATAGTCGGATGATTCGACCGATGTGCAATGTGTGGCACACACAGGGCGGcaatgtgtgtgtttctggCCTGGCCCTGgccaaaacaataaacaaataaattacatgAAAGCGGCTGCCACAGTTTGAATCTCTTCAACAAGATAATCACAATGAAGCGGCACGAAATGTGCAGCAATGTGGCATCCTCATTAACCCTCCGATTCCCCTAACCCCAACGCTGCCGCACCACGCCGGGCGAGAAAGTGAAAGTCATTGCGAATCCTCGaagcaaacagaaaaaaagcaGAAGCAGGCAGAAAGTAATTGGCCAGGTCGCCTCGTGGGTTAATTAAAACGCACTTTGTGGCCAAAAGGAGAGAAAAAGAGCGCTCTTTGAGCCCACTCATCATGGGATATCTAGCCAGACCAATCGATATGGTATTCGTATTCGAACGAAATGTAAATATCCCAGTGACCACAAAAACCGCAAGATACGCATCCGCGAGATGCCTTTGAAATGTCTAAgacaaattaatttgcacGAGCATTAAGACCGCGCACTTTTCACTTCTTCCGCAATAAACAAATCGCTGGCGATTTTTCCCCTGCCTTTGCGAGCGGGAAAGTATAGAAAGCTGCTCAATGGGAATCAATAAATTTGCTCAGGCGGCAGTGGCTGCCACTTAAAGCCTGATAGCTATATTTAAGTCCATTTCCCCCCTCCCGTGCACCGCCCAAAGGCTTTTTGTGGGTCAGTCGATCAGGCGCAGCTCGAGTTGGAAACTTCCATGTAGGAGGCTTCTAAAAGCGCACCTGATTTCGAGGCTGGTACTTTAAAGTGGTATTGGTGTGCTGACCAACTGGGTCATCAGCCCATGGGTTATTGCCCCCCATCTGCTTCGGCCGACCCACCACACTTACCGCCCAGAACTCGAATTCAAATCTGAACTTAATCAACAAATCGCAGGCAAAACGTAGGCGCAAATTATGGGAAATCTTTGACAGACCATAGAATTACCCATGAGAACTTGCAGGAGAGATTTAAAATGCCGGACTAAATgcttaataatatatttaacttttttaaactaattgtgcattttatttttttacatttcttttatacatttatttctTGTGAACAGTTTTGAAAACTACCACCTacaaccaacaaacaaacatattGAAGTTAAGTATGGTcttaaaatggaattttttgATATAATTTTATTCCTAAACAGTGGCGTAATATATATAGCGTAATATGGCGTAATATAATAGTTATCCTatttattatgtttaaaaCTAAGATTTTACTTCACGTCTTAAGAAGATCCAATGAACTTACATGATggataaaaatacaaaatacctAGGCCAAGGTAAGGTAATTTGCACGAAAAAAAAGCCAACTTTGACTTAAATAAACACTagtttttattaaacaaacaaaatgattaGCTTAACTTTAGTAAATTTGAAGGACTTGCAGAACTTTCAGAACAATTGGCGTGACTCAAAGTGGTTAACTGATACCCTTTTCGTATGTATCTTACACCTTGGCGAACACTTTCCCTTCGAGTGCCCACATGCACTACTTCCACATTAAATGGGCATGGGTATAGTATGACAAACCGAGTAGTATGAGTGGCCACTCGGATGCATTTTGGGCCCGGACCACTTGGCCTCGACGCGTGGGCATGACAGGTTGGGTTAACTGAGTGCAGAGCCGAGAACCGGCGACAACTCGGACGACTCAATAAACTAGCTTTTGTTGGCTTATTGACAGCGGGACGGCAGGACAGCCGCACATTCTGCGATTGTGCAATGTGTGGCACATGTGGCACATACCGATACCACCACTTCACCCCATACCCGCACTCCGGTTCGGATTCGTCGTGGCCAGTAGCAAGTGGCAAGAATCTGGGAGATCGAGACCAACTGGCAGCTGGCCGGCGGACCTTGCCGGAACGGTAAATGTCGTacacagaaataaatataaaatatatctcttttattttatccaTATTTCATAACAAAAGTgtcataatattattaaaacatCAGAGATTCAAAtgtacaaaaagaaaataattaaaggaatacaaaatatgaataaaCATTTCTATAAAATCCTTAATTATTAAGATATGTGTTTTTAATAAAGTCTCATAACTGTAGCATAATTATTAGCGTTTTGTTTTACTACCCAtcttttatatacatttttatttatttaatatttatttgtttatgaaTGAGGATGCTAAATTAATTTGTTCGGAGCCTTTTTTTGAGctaaaattaaataagaaaTCATATATCCAATCAGCGCTTGCGTTTGAACGTCTATACCCAAAACCATAAATTTTACTTCTCTAAgtgcttttaaaaaatgtgtagGTTTTTTAAGAGGGCAGCCGTGGCGGAAACAGGGGGAGTTGGGCTAACATTACCGGAGGCCCACATTGACATGCTCTAAATACTGGGTTGCAgctcattgttgttgtttttaatgcCGCATGTGGCACTTGCAGCAGCCACCAGAGTCTTGAGAATggcattttgatttattggcTAGTTCCAGAGCTGCGATTGCACAATcgccgccaaaaaaaaactttgcgACTATAAAACTATATAAAACTCCGTGGGGCTGGAGTGGAAGAGGCGGGGAATCCGTTCATTTTTTCCCACAATTTGCAAACAATAATGAAAACCCAGCTCACCGGCTGCTGCCCGACTACCTGgctaattaaatcaaataagcCATGCAAgcgcattaaaaatgcaagcagctaaaaaactacaacaacaaaaaaaaacgcgaGCAGAcaggcaaaacaaataaaattgggAAATAACACATTGGCCATATAACACGTCGAACGGTTAATGCTCTCGCCCCGGGAAGTTTTAAGCCATTTCGAAatctaattaaaaaataaataaaaacattagcTGCGATAAAAGTTCAGAAGCCATCCTTTCATACACAATATCATTTCTTAAAAAGTGTGGAGTAatcttattattaatatttattattaaaggTTGCAAAAATCTGtgacaatataaa is from Drosophila melanogaster chromosome 3L and encodes:
- the CG43938 gene encoding uncharacterized protein codes for the protein MQRLCCCQTNNETICSFVDICISQRSSGQQKKSADASTPHKNANLECAKDFAMDFAISTTSWDLNSTRGNHICEQIPRWRAML
- the CG33284 gene encoding uncharacterized protein → MELIKPPRMSAVWFSTGPEVEGGSASRESTNCNININSNISNKSNKDEKSLASWLHEEISLDCQLGKNLFIFGSNELTERQADKRTSSGPTELMGGHSGGRTDNCERFHTKQDDG